The proteins below are encoded in one region of Cohaesibacter intestini:
- a CDS encoding YbhB/YbcL family Raf kinase inhibitor-like protein: protein MKLTSPDFNDGDPLPQKSVSAGLGGQDLSPILVWSGVPSEAKSLALTCYDPDAPTGSGFWHMIITNLPVTESGQIASDSLPESALSALNDAGTEGFTGAYPPPDDPAHRYIFTLHALSVEAIDTTSMTGAYVRFNIMRNQIASASITGFFKNEG, encoded by the coding sequence ATGAAATTGACTAGCCCAGATTTTAACGACGGCGATCCGCTACCGCAAAAATCCGTGTCTGCCGGTCTTGGTGGACAGGACCTTTCCCCGATTCTGGTCTGGTCCGGTGTTCCGAGCGAAGCCAAAAGCCTTGCGCTGACCTGCTATGACCCTGATGCTCCGACCGGTTCTGGCTTCTGGCACATGATCATCACCAATCTGCCGGTCACCGAAAGCGGTCAGATTGCCAGCGATTCCCTGCCGGAAAGCGCGTTGAGTGCCTTGAATGATGCGGGCACTGAAGGCTTTACCGGTGCCTATCCTCCGCCGGATGATCCAGCCCATCGTTATATCTTCACACTACATGCGCTTTCTGTTGAGGCGATTGACACAACGAGCATGACAGGGGCCTATGTCCGGTTTAATATCATGCGAAACCAGATTGCCTCTGCAAGCATCACCGGCTTCTTCAAGAATGAAGGCTGA
- a CDS encoding alpha-D-ribose 1-methylphosphonate 5-phosphate C-P-lyase PhnJ, which translates to MSNKASITSLSDPSAIANYNFAYLDEQTKRMIRRAILKGIAIPGYQVPFASREMPMPYGWGTGGVQVTASILGPDDVLKVIDQGSDDTTNAVSIRAFFAKMARVETTTQTKAASVIQTRHRIPEEPLSEDQVIVFQVPIPEPLRFLEPRETETRKMHAVEDYGLMHVKLYEDIAQKGHIATNYAYPVKVKGRYVMDPSPTPKFDNPKMHQMQALQLYGAGREMRIYAIPPYTDVVSLDFEDYPFEIQAFDEPCALCGGTGVYLDEVILDDKGERMFVCSDSDYCEDRRAQGFRGPMAPDANHDQEVPA; encoded by the coding sequence ATGAGCAATAAAGCGAGCATCACGAGCCTTTCCGACCCAAGCGCAATTGCCAATTACAATTTCGCTTATCTCGATGAACAGACCAAGCGGATGATCCGCCGGGCCATTCTCAAGGGCATTGCTATTCCCGGCTATCAGGTGCCCTTTGCCAGCCGCGAAATGCCCATGCCCTATGGCTGGGGCACCGGTGGGGTGCAGGTGACCGCCTCGATCCTCGGCCCAGATGATGTCTTGAAGGTCATCGATCAGGGGTCGGACGATACAACCAACGCGGTCTCCATTCGCGCCTTCTTTGCCAAGATGGCCCGGGTTGAGACCACCACCCAGACCAAAGCGGCCAGCGTCATTCAGACCCGTCACCGTATCCCCGAAGAGCCCTTGAGCGAAGATCAGGTGATTGTCTTTCAGGTGCCTATCCCCGAGCCTCTGCGCTTCCTTGAGCCGCGAGAGACCGAGACCCGCAAGATGCACGCGGTCGAGGATTATGGCCTGATGCATGTAAAGCTCTATGAGGACATCGCCCAGAAGGGGCATATCGCCACCAACTATGCCTATCCGGTCAAAGTGAAGGGGCGCTATGTGATGGATCCGTCGCCGACCCCGAAATTCGACAATCCCAAAATGCATCAGATGCAAGCCCTGCAGCTTTATGGCGCCGGGCGCGAAATGCGCATCTATGCCATCCCCCCTTACACCGATGTCGTCAGCCTCGACTTCGAAGATTATCCCTTTGAAATTCAGGCCTTTGACGAGCCTTGCGCTCTGTGTGGCGGCACAGGCGTCTATCTCGATGAGGTCATTCTCGATGACAAGGGCGAGCGGATGTTTGTCTGCTCTGACAGTGATTATTGCGAAGACCGCCGTGCTCAGGGTTTCCGCGGCCCGATGGCACCAGATGCCAATCATGATCAAGAGGTGCCAGCATGA
- the phnF gene encoding phosphonate metabolism transcriptional regulator PhnF has product MASETLKSEIERRSGVALWRQIADAIRAGISSGLGDDSGKLPPEMELAKQFGVNRHTVRSAISALVNDGILRAEQGRGTFIIEPNRLTYPISKRTRFSAGMAAQGTTGSTVLVSCDRVAAKHDVAEALGLPLDAPVFSARTVGMGDDIPVSRSTSWYDAARFPDFAKQYQYLGSVTKAFAACGLSDYVRHSTIIEAYHATVDDVRIMRLTPGAIVLVTHAINHDLKGRPIEYSKTRFSADRINLEIDMNEEGQR; this is encoded by the coding sequence ATGGCTTCCGAGACCCTGAAAAGCGAGATTGAACGGCGCAGCGGCGTGGCCCTGTGGCGACAGATTGCCGATGCGATCCGGGCGGGCATATCCTCCGGTCTTGGGGATGACAGTGGCAAGTTGCCGCCCGAGATGGAGCTGGCCAAGCAATTTGGGGTCAATCGCCATACGGTGCGTTCGGCCATTTCGGCTCTGGTCAATGATGGCATATTGCGGGCCGAACAGGGACGCGGCACCTTCATCATCGAACCCAATCGCCTGACCTATCCGATTTCCAAGCGCACACGCTTTTCTGCGGGCATGGCGGCACAGGGCACGACGGGCAGCACGGTTCTTGTGAGCTGTGACCGCGTGGCTGCCAAGCATGATGTAGCAGAGGCGTTGGGGTTGCCGCTTGATGCGCCGGTTTTCAGCGCACGGACTGTCGGAATGGGGGACGATATTCCGGTCAGCCGGTCGACATCCTGGTATGATGCAGCGCGGTTTCCCGATTTTGCTAAACAATATCAATACCTTGGCTCGGTAACCAAGGCTTTTGCTGCGTGTGGGCTGTCAGATTATGTTCGGCATTCGACCATCATTGAGGCCTATCACGCGACGGTCGATGATGTGCGGATCATGCGGCTGACGCCCGGCGCCATCGTCTTGGTCACCCATGCGATCAACCATGATCTGAAGGGACGCCCGATCGAATATTCGAAAACCCGCTTTTCAGCGGACCGGATCAATCTGGAAATAGACATGAATGAAGAGGGGCAGCGATAA
- the phnH gene encoding phosphonate C-P lyase system protein PhnH codes for MQSAQPNMPSPKDTAKAMQGGLSEPTLQTQRIFRAIMDAMARPGTIKSIKTDARPPAGLMPLAGAVLATLADADTPLWLDESLAAKPAVADWLTFHVGAPFAVEPARATFAVLSDAQKIASLDSFAQGQQDYPDRSTTLIIMVDELSKDSDWSLSGPGIKTTAPFSVTPISPLFLDQWAANNGRFPRGVDVILVAPDAIACLPRTTRINSHKAGER; via the coding sequence ATGCAGAGCGCACAACCCAACATGCCGAGCCCAAAGGACACCGCCAAGGCGATGCAGGGCGGTTTGAGTGAGCCAACCCTTCAGACCCAGCGCATTTTCCGCGCCATCATGGATGCCATGGCCCGCCCGGGCACCATCAAGTCCATCAAGACCGATGCCAGACCACCCGCAGGCCTGATGCCATTGGCTGGCGCAGTCTTGGCCACCTTGGCCGATGCCGACACGCCGCTCTGGCTCGATGAGAGCCTTGCTGCCAAGCCAGCGGTCGCTGATTGGCTGACCTTCCATGTCGGCGCGCCTTTTGCGGTCGAGCCAGCCCGCGCCACCTTTGCCGTGCTGAGTGACGCCCAAAAAATCGCCTCGCTCGATAGTTTCGCCCAAGGCCAGCAGGACTACCCAGATCGCTCCACCACCCTGATCATCATGGTGGACGAATTGAGCAAGGACAGCGACTGGAGCCTGTCCGGTCCCGGCATTAAGACCACTGCACCTTTCAGCGTCACGCCCATCTCACCGCTCTTCCTTGACCAATGGGCCGCCAACAATGGCCGCTTCCCACGCGGTGTCGATGTGATCCTCGTTGCCCCGGACGCCATTGCCTGTTTGCCACGCACCACCCGGATCAACAGCCACAAAGCAGGAGAGCGCTGA
- the phnK gene encoding phosphonate C-P lyase system protein PhnK, whose translation MSQPNSSQFHGKEFEAKSSLVTQRPTDLNEEPLLQVRSVSKYYGRRVGCEEISFDLWPGEVLAIVGESGSGKTTLLNCISTRLTPTSGMVNYRMRDGTMREVFRLGEAEKRFLMRTDWGFVHQNPADGLRMTVSAGANVGERLMAIGQRHYGDIRQTATDWLEQVEISADRIDDEPRAFSGGMRQRLQIARNLVTGPRLIFMDEPTGGLDVSVQARLLDLMRGLVAELGLAAIVVTHDLAVARLLSHRMVVMKGGRVIETGLTDRVLDDPQAPYTQLLISSILQV comes from the coding sequence ATGAGCCAGCCAAATTCCTCCCAATTCCATGGCAAAGAGTTTGAGGCCAAATCCTCGCTGGTTACCCAGCGCCCGACGGACCTCAACGAAGAGCCTTTGCTGCAGGTCCGCTCGGTCAGCAAATATTATGGCCGACGCGTTGGCTGTGAAGAGATCAGCTTTGATCTCTGGCCCGGTGAAGTGCTGGCCATTGTCGGCGAGTCCGGCTCTGGCAAAACGACCCTGCTCAATTGCATCTCCACCCGCCTGACGCCAACCTCCGGCATGGTCAATTACCGCATGCGTGACGGAACCATGCGCGAGGTCTTCCGGCTGGGTGAAGCGGAAAAGCGCTTTTTGATGCGCACCGATTGGGGCTTTGTTCATCAAAACCCTGCTGACGGCTTGCGCATGACTGTCTCCGCTGGTGCCAATGTCGGCGAGCGACTGATGGCCATTGGTCAGCGCCATTATGGTGATATCCGGCAGACCGCGACCGACTGGCTCGAACAGGTGGAAATCTCTGCCGACCGCATCGATGACGAACCACGCGCCTTTTCCGGTGGCATGCGCCAGCGCTTGCAGATTGCTCGCAATCTGGTCACCGGTCCGCGTCTCATCTTCATGGATGAGCCGACCGGCGGCTTGGATGTGTCAGTGCAGGCTCGTCTGCTCGATCTGATGCGTGGGCTCGTGGCCGAATTGGGACTGGCGGCGATTGTCGTCACCCACGATCTGGCCGTCGCCCGTCTGCTGTCCCACCGCATGGTGGTGATGAAAGGCGGTCGGGTCATCGAAACTGGCCTCACAGACCGGGTGCTGGATGATCCGCAAGCGCCATACACCCAGCTTCTCATATCTTCCATCCTTCAGGTCTAG
- the phnL gene encoding phosphonate C-P lyase system protein PhnL, which produces MTSPNIEMKATPLIVTNVAKSFVMHLRGSITIPVVSRVNLVLHAGQCAVLGGPSGVGKSSILKMIYGNYAVNQGQILTCHRDKMVDLATADPRTILSVRRETIGYVSQFLRAMPRVSAMDVAAEPLVAQGADVAEARERACAMLARLNLPEKLWQLPPATFSGGEQQRVNIARGFLTDHPILLLDEPTASLDAANRAIVIDLIEEKKAKNVALLGIFHDADVRDAIADQIIDVSSFATNAQLQTEQARDNLVGATSA; this is translated from the coding sequence ATGACGTCTCCCAACATTGAGATGAAGGCAACGCCGTTGATCGTCACCAACGTTGCCAAAAGCTTCGTCATGCATTTGCGTGGCTCCATCACCATTCCCGTGGTCTCGCGGGTCAATCTGGTGCTCCATGCAGGCCAATGCGCCGTGCTCGGTGGCCCGTCCGGGGTTGGCAAAAGCTCGATCCTGAAAATGATTTACGGCAATTATGCGGTCAATCAGGGCCAGATCCTCACCTGCCATCGTGACAAGATGGTGGATCTTGCCACCGCCGATCCCCGCACCATCCTCTCGGTACGCCGCGAAACCATCGGCTATGTCAGCCAGTTTTTGCGCGCCATGCCCCGTGTCTCGGCCATGGATGTCGCAGCCGAGCCGCTGGTTGCCCAAGGCGCGGATGTGGCGGAAGCCCGCGAGCGGGCCTGCGCGATGCTTGCACGGCTCAATCTGCCTGAAAAGCTCTGGCAACTTCCGCCTGCCACTTTCTCCGGTGGCGAACAGCAAAGGGTCAACATTGCCCGTGGGTTTCTCACCGATCACCCGATCCTGCTGCTTGATGAGCCAACGGCCTCGCTTGATGCCGCCAACCGCGCGATTGTCATTGATCTGATCGAAGAAAAGAAAGCCAAGAATGTCGCTCTGCTCGGCATCTTTCACGATGCCGATGTTCGTGACGCCATCGCGGACCAGATCATTGATGTCTCGAGCTTTGCCACCAATGCCCAACTGCAGACAGAGCAAGCCAGAGACAATCTGGTCGGAGCCACAAGCGCATAA
- a CDS encoding carbon-phosphorus lyase complex subunit PhnI yields the protein MYVAVKGGETAIEAAHQLLADRRRGDRDVDALSLDQISEQLSLAVDRVMSEGALYDRELASLAIKQARGDLIEAIFLTRAYRTTLPRFGYSEPIDSSAMQIQRRISATFKDLPGGQILGPTFDYTHRLLDPALAGDEEVPAPQTAELADDAEAMLRVSDLIAGEGLMEPDGVLPEGKQDWPEPGDITRKPLDFPLTRDQRLQALSRGDEGFLLALGYSTQRGYGRNHPFAGEIRIGEVDVMVEVPELGFAVSIGRIQVSECQMVNQFKGSRTAPPQFTRGYGLVFGLSERKSMSMALCDRALRADEFGEDIIAPAQDEEFVISHSDNVQATGFVEHLKLPHYVDFQAELKLVRQMQAEFYANHNPDADPAQADSDQEAAQ from the coding sequence ATGTATGTTGCCGTAAAGGGCGGAGAAACCGCCATCGAGGCCGCGCACCAATTGCTGGCCGACCGCCGCCGGGGGGATCGCGATGTCGATGCCCTGTCGCTTGACCAGATTTCCGAGCAATTGTCTTTGGCCGTAGATCGAGTGATGAGTGAAGGGGCGCTTTATGATCGCGAATTGGCCTCACTGGCCATCAAACAGGCCCGCGGCGATTTGATCGAAGCCATCTTTCTGACCCGCGCCTACCGCACCACTTTGCCGCGCTTTGGTTATTCTGAGCCGATTGACAGCAGCGCCATGCAAATCCAGCGCCGCATTTCGGCGACCTTCAAGGATTTGCCCGGTGGTCAGATCCTCGGGCCGACCTTTGACTATACCCACCGTCTGCTCGACCCTGCCTTGGCTGGCGACGAGGAAGTCCCAGCCCCCCAAACGGCCGAACTGGCCGATGACGCCGAAGCCATGCTGCGCGTCTCTGATCTGATTGCCGGTGAAGGTCTGATGGAACCCGATGGTGTGCTGCCAGAGGGCAAGCAGGACTGGCCAGAGCCCGGCGACATCACCCGCAAGCCGCTCGATTTCCCGCTCACCCGCGACCAGCGCCTTCAAGCTCTGTCCCGTGGCGATGAGGGCTTCCTGTTGGCGCTCGGCTATTCCACCCAGCGCGGCTATGGCCGCAACCATCCCTTCGCTGGCGAAATCCGCATTGGTGAAGTGGATGTCATGGTCGAGGTGCCAGAGCTGGGCTTTGCGGTCTCCATTGGTCGCATTCAGGTCAGCGAATGCCAGATGGTCAACCAGTTCAAGGGCTCACGCACCGCGCCACCACAATTCACCCGCGGCTATGGTCTGGTCTTTGGCCTGTCGGAGCGCAAATCCATGTCGATGGCCCTGTGTGACCGCGCCTTGCGGGCCGATGAATTTGGCGAAGACATCATCGCACCAGCGCAGGATGAGGAATTTGTCATTTCCCATTCCGACAATGTGCAGGCCACCGGCTTCGTCGAGCATTTGAAGCTGCCGCACTATGTCGATTTTCAGGCCGAGTTGAAGCTGGTGCGCCAGATGCAGGCCGAATTCTACGCCAACCACAATCCTGATGCCGATCCGGCGCAGGCAGACAGCGATCAGGAGGCGGCACAATGA
- the phnG gene encoding phosphonate C-P lyase system protein PhnG, which translates to MEDKKSSQATPQTLSADQLAHQRRLSILANAPKQDLLQAWLSLELDPGCELLRGPETGLIALRGRIGGGGAPFNFGEATATRATVRMENGAIGHAIMLGRDAGKTKLAAVIDALATDRATADLIERQILTPLEQAAKERDNQNAAETQATRVNFFTMVRGDD; encoded by the coding sequence ATGGAAGACAAAAAAAGCTCTCAGGCGACGCCGCAGACGCTCTCCGCCGACCAGCTTGCCCACCAACGCCGACTATCGATTTTGGCCAATGCTCCAAAGCAAGATTTGCTGCAGGCTTGGCTTTCCCTTGAACTGGATCCCGGCTGCGAATTGCTGCGCGGCCCGGAAACTGGTTTGATCGCCCTACGTGGTCGCATCGGTGGCGGCGGTGCGCCTTTCAATTTTGGCGAAGCCACGGCCACCCGCGCCACGGTGCGGATGGAAAATGGTGCCATCGGCCATGCCATCATGCTCGGCCGCGATGCGGGCAAGACGAAGCTGGCTGCGGTCATCGACGCCTTGGCCACGGATCGCGCCACCGCTGATCTGATCGAACGCCAAATCCTGACCCCGTTGGAACAAGCCGCCAAAGAGCGCGACAACCAGAATGCCGCAGAAACGCAGGCCACAAGGGTCAATTTCTTCACCATGGTCAGAGGGGACGATTGA